In Clostridium sp. JN-1, one genomic interval encodes:
- a CDS encoding NADH-quinone oxidoreductase subunit NuoF produces the protein MNSINSFEDLKKVYYKYSQNLKLRQPSEQEELVCENSRCSRYVAVCGGTGCKSSESYKIVKNLREEIKKAGLSEEVTVEITGCFGFCEKGPIVKISPDNAFYIHVKPEDAYEIVNEHLLSGKIVNRLLYEEPAIKEKVKRQDEMFFYKKQQRIALRNCGLINPEDITESISAEGYLALGKVLTEMTPDDVIKLITDSGLRGRGGGGFPTGKKWLFAKAYNSDQKYVICNADEGDPGAFMDRSILEGDPNSVLEAMAIAGYAIEASKGVIYIRAEYPLAVNRLRIAIEQARELGLLGDNILNSGFNFDVDIKYGAGAFVCGEETALIHSVEGCRGEPTNKPPFPAESGLWNKPTCVNNVETYANIPAIINKGAEWYSSIGTSTSKGTKVFALAGKINNVGLVEVPMGTSLREIIYDIGGGIKNGRKFKAVQTGGPSGGCIPASNLDTAIDYESLISIGSMMGSGGMIVMDEDNCMVDIAKFYLEFTVEESCGKCTPCRIGNKRLLEILTRITNGQGTEQDLENLKELAQTIKDTSLCGLGQTAPNPVLSTLNFFWDEYAAHVREKRCPAGVCKNLVSYEITDKCIGCTKCKRNCPVSCIEGSVKKPHTIIKDKCIKCGTCFNGCPVDAIVKK, from the coding sequence TTGAATAGCATAAATTCATTTGAAGATTTAAAAAAAGTTTACTATAAATATTCTCAAAATTTAAAATTAAGACAACCTTCTGAACAAGAAGAACTCGTTTGTGAAAACAGCAGATGCAGCCGTTATGTAGCTGTTTGTGGTGGAACAGGATGTAAATCTTCTGAAAGTTACAAAATTGTAAAAAATTTAAGAGAAGAAATTAAAAAAGCTGGTTTGTCAGAAGAAGTAACTGTAGAAATTACTGGATGCTTTGGATTCTGTGAAAAAGGCCCTATTGTAAAGATAAGTCCCGATAATGCTTTTTATATACATGTTAAACCAGAAGATGCTTACGAAATAGTAAATGAGCATTTGCTAAGCGGAAAAATAGTTAACAGGCTTTTATATGAAGAACCAGCCATAAAAGAAAAAGTTAAAAGACAAGATGAAATGTTTTTCTATAAAAAACAACAGAGAATAGCTCTTCGAAACTGTGGATTAATAAATCCTGAAGATATAACTGAAAGTATTTCAGCAGAAGGCTACCTGGCTTTAGGAAAGGTTCTTACTGAAATGACTCCAGATGATGTTATCAAATTAATTACTGATTCTGGATTAAGAGGCAGAGGTGGTGGAGGATTTCCTACGGGTAAGAAGTGGTTATTTGCAAAAGCTTATAATTCAGATCAAAAATATGTTATATGTAATGCAGATGAGGGAGATCCTGGTGCTTTCATGGATCGTTCTATCCTAGAAGGAGATCCTAACAGTGTTTTAGAAGCTATGGCTATAGCTGGTTATGCTATTGAAGCTTCAAAAGGTGTTATATACATTAGAGCTGAATATCCTCTTGCTGTTAATAGATTAAGAATAGCCATAGAACAAGCTAGAGAATTAGGACTTCTTGGTGACAATATATTAAATTCTGGTTTTAACTTTGATGTAGATATAAAATATGGTGCCGGTGCTTTTGTTTGTGGTGAAGAAACTGCTTTAATTCACTCTGTTGAGGGCTGTAGAGGCGAACCTACAAATAAACCTCCATTTCCAGCAGAAAGCGGACTCTGGAATAAACCTACTTGCGTAAACAATGTTGAAACTTATGCTAACATTCCTGCAATAATAAATAAAGGTGCTGAATGGTATAGTTCTATTGGTACAAGCACTTCAAAAGGAACAAAAGTTTTTGCATTAGCAGGTAAAATTAACAATGTTGGACTTGTTGAAGTTCCTATGGGTACAAGTTTAAGAGAAATTATATATGACATAGGTGGAGGCATTAAAAACGGTCGTAAATTTAAAGCAGTACAAACAGGCGGCCCTTCTGGCGGATGTATACCTGCATCAAATTTGGACACAGCAATAGATTATGAATCCTTAATATCTATAGGTTCTATGATGGGTTCTGGCGGAATGATAGTTATGGATGAAGATAATTGTATGGTAGATATAGCTAAATTCTATCTAGAATTTACTGTAGAAGAATCCTGCGGAAAATGTACTCCTTGTAGAATAGGTAACAAACGCCTACTTGAGATATTAACAAGGATAACTAATGGACAAGGTACTGAACAAGATTTAGAAAATTTAAAGGAATTAGCACAAACAATAAAGGATACTTCCCTTTGTGGACTTGGTCAAACTGCACCTAATCCTGTATTGAGTACTTTGAACTTCTTCTGGGATGAATATGCTGCACATGTTAGGGAAAAAAGATGTCCCGCAGGAGTTTGTAAGAACTTAGTTAGCTATGAAATTACAGACAAATGTATTGGCTGTACTAAGTGCAAGAGAAACTGTCCTGTATCTTGTATTGAAGGCAGCGTAAAGAAACCACATACCATCATAAAAGATAAATGTATAAAATGCGGCACTTGTTTCAATGGCTGTCCTGTTGATGCCATAGTTAAAAAATGA
- a CDS encoding NADH-dependent [FeFe] hydrogenase, group A6, with protein MSLVTLTINNNQVQVEEGTTVLQAAKLLGINIPTLCHLNLHQGVENKPGSCRVCMVEIEGRKNLAPSCTTPAANGMIVKTNSIKAIKARRNVVELLLSDHPQNCLLCEKNTNCELQSLAADMGIREVKYKGEMSTYPKDTSNYSITRDLDKCILCRRCETICNEVQTVSALSAVNRGFGTIISPAFGLPLLKTNCTFCGQCVSVCPTGALTEVNNASKVWNALNDKDKLVIVQTAPAVRAALGEEFGLEIGKAVTGKMAAALRSLGFDKVFDTDFAADLTIMEEAAELMGRITNGGKLPLFTSCCPGWINFLEGEFADLLDNPSSCKSPQQMFGAIAKTYFAEKMNIDPKKIVLVSVMPCLAKKYEAARPEMNNDVDIVLSTRELAKMIREAGIDFPNLQDESFDSILGESTGAAVIFGVTGGVMEAALRTAYEWITNESLDNVEFNAVRGLDGIKEASVKIKDIEIKAAIVSGLGNARKLLNAIKEGKADYQVIEVMACPGGCINGGGQPYIHGNYEILKDRMNALYEEDRNKPLRKSHENPEIIKLYNDFLGKPNSEKAHKLLHTKYTKRSC; from the coding sequence TTGAGTTTAGTTACTCTTACTATAAATAATAACCAAGTTCAAGTAGAAGAAGGAACTACTGTATTACAAGCAGCTAAACTACTTGGCATTAATATACCAACATTATGTCATTTAAATCTCCATCAAGGAGTTGAAAATAAACCAGGTTCCTGCAGAGTATGTATGGTAGAGATTGAGGGAAGAAAGAATCTTGCTCCTTCCTGCACTACTCCAGCAGCCAATGGAATGATAGTAAAAACTAATTCTATAAAAGCAATAAAAGCTAGAAGAAATGTGGTAGAATTACTTCTTTCTGATCACCCACAAAATTGTTTGCTTTGTGAAAAAAATACTAACTGTGAATTACAATCTCTAGCTGCTGATATGGGTATACGTGAAGTTAAATATAAAGGAGAGATGTCTACTTATCCTAAAGATACATCTAACTACTCTATAACTCGAGACTTGGATAAGTGTATATTATGCAGACGATGTGAAACTATATGTAATGAAGTCCAAACTGTTTCAGCATTATCTGCTGTAAATAGAGGTTTTGGAACTATTATATCTCCTGCTTTTGGTTTGCCTTTATTAAAAACAAATTGTACATTCTGTGGACAATGTGTTTCAGTATGTCCAACAGGTGCTTTAACTGAAGTAAATAATGCTTCTAAAGTGTGGAATGCTTTAAATGATAAGGATAAACTTGTCATTGTTCAAACAGCTCCTGCTGTAAGGGCAGCACTTGGAGAAGAATTTGGATTAGAAATTGGAAAAGCAGTTACAGGAAAGATGGCAGCAGCTTTACGTTCTCTTGGATTTGACAAAGTTTTTGATACAGATTTTGCTGCAGATTTAACCATAATGGAAGAAGCTGCAGAACTAATGGGCAGAATAACTAATGGTGGTAAGCTTCCTTTATTTACAAGCTGCTGCCCTGGATGGATAAACTTCCTTGAAGGTGAATTTGCTGACTTATTAGATAATCCTTCTAGTTGTAAATCACCTCAACAAATGTTTGGTGCAATAGCTAAAACTTATTTTGCAGAAAAAATGAATATAGATCCTAAAAAAATTGTTTTAGTTTCTGTTATGCCTTGTCTTGCTAAAAAATATGAAGCTGCAAGACCTGAAATGAATAACGATGTAGATATTGTTTTGAGTACAAGAGAATTGGCTAAAATGATTAGAGAAGCTGGTATTGACTTTCCTAATTTACAAGATGAAAGCTTTGATAGCATTCTTGGAGAATCTACTGGTGCAGCAGTAATTTTCGGTGTAACTGGTGGGGTTATGGAAGCTGCTCTTCGTACAGCTTATGAATGGATAACTAATGAAAGTTTAGATAATGTAGAATTCAATGCAGTGCGTGGTTTAGATGGTATAAAGGAAGCTTCTGTAAAGATAAAGGACATAGAAATTAAAGCTGCTATTGTTAGCGGACTTGGAAATGCACGTAAATTACTAAATGCTATAAAAGAAGGAAAAGCAGATTACCAAGTAATTGAGGTAATGGCTTGCCCTGGTGGATGTATTAATGGTGGTGGACAACCATATATTCACGGCAATTATGAAATCTTAAAGGACAGAATGAATGCTTTATATGAAGAAGATAGAAATAAACCTTTAAGAAAATCACATGAAAATCCAGAAATTATCAAACTATATAATGACTTCTTAGGAAAACCTAATAGTGAAAAAGCTCACAAGTTACTCCATACTAAATACACTAAACGAAGCTGTTAA
- a CDS encoding putative sulfate exporter family transporter: MNWIKNNLLGILFSIILAFAATLLGNYFPIIGAPVFGIILGILINNTVGKPKKLSTGIKFTSKKILQWAIIVLGAGLNLNQVWKTGLSSFSVMIFTLSASFIAAYAFGKLLKIPFKLKSLIGVGTAVCGGSAIAAIAPIIEADEMEVSYSISTIFLFNIIAVLIFPPLGHLLNFSDKAFGLWAGTAINDTSSVVAAGYAFSNAAGAYATIVKLTRTTMIIPISIIFAAATAIQKKRESNKGQAVNYNLVKIFPWFILWFLAASFLNTIGLFKGSTINYINLLGKFMITTALCAVGLNSDFMEMIKTGVKPIFLGLIVWFTVAIVSIAVQFVTGQI; encoded by the coding sequence ATGAATTGGATTAAAAATAATTTGCTTGGAATACTCTTTTCTATTATTCTAGCATTTGCAGCAACCCTTTTAGGAAATTACTTTCCCATAATAGGTGCCCCAGTTTTTGGTATCATTTTGGGTATATTAATAAATAATACAGTTGGTAAGCCTAAAAAACTATCAACTGGAATAAAATTTACATCTAAAAAAATACTTCAATGGGCTATAATTGTACTTGGTGCTGGATTAAATTTAAATCAAGTGTGGAAAACTGGTCTCAGTTCATTTTCTGTAATGATTTTTACTTTAAGTGCATCATTCATTGCAGCTTATGCCTTTGGTAAGTTACTTAAAATTCCATTTAAATTAAAATCATTGATAGGAGTTGGTACAGCAGTATGCGGCGGTTCTGCTATAGCTGCCATAGCTCCAATAATAGAAGCTGATGAAATGGAAGTTTCATATTCAATATCGACCATATTCTTATTCAATATAATTGCAGTTTTAATATTTCCACCTTTAGGTCATCTACTTAATTTTTCGGACAAGGCTTTTGGGCTCTGGGCTGGAACTGCTATTAATGATACTTCTTCTGTCGTTGCAGCTGGTTATGCTTTCAGCAATGCAGCTGGTGCATATGCTACAATTGTTAAACTCACAAGGACTACAATGATTATACCAATATCAATCATTTTTGCTGCAGCTACTGCAATTCAGAAAAAAAGAGAATCAAATAAAGGTCAAGCTGTTAATTATAATCTCGTTAAAATATTTCCATGGTTTATACTGTGGTTCCTAGCTGCATCCTTCTTAAATACCATAGGACTTTTTAAAGGCAGCACTATAAATTATATAAATCTATTAGGTAAATTTATGATAACTACTGCTCTTTGTGCAGTTGGACTTAATTCTGATTTTATGGAAATGATAAAAACTGGTGTAAAACCAATATTCTTAGGTCTTATTGTTTGGTTCACTGTTGCAATTGTAAGCATAGCAGTTCAATTTGTAACTGGACAAATATAG
- a CDS encoding LysR family transcriptional regulator produces MILLGDIRLLTFITVAETKSFTKSAEILNITQPAVSQHIKFLEDEYGVNLIKKYGNKFDLTEEGFILLDYAKKIEAMYRELSMRLKNKSSIIKTYKVGASMTIGGYVLPYIIGKYKKLYDNVNILLVVNNTKEILEKLVNSELDFALVEGPFDKSKFKFIKFRDDELILAVSPHHEFAASGKVSIESVLKGNLILREKGSGTRSIFENKLLELGYKLGDINPYMEIGSIDAIKSLIESNLGYSIISQETIKKELNEGIIKKVEIEGVRIFREFNFVYVRCEEFMYEFIDFCCNNMLK; encoded by the coding sequence GTGATATTATTGGGTGATATTAGACTACTAACATTTATAACCGTTGCCGAGACAAAGAGTTTTACTAAGTCGGCAGAAATACTTAACATAACTCAGCCGGCTGTGTCTCAGCATATAAAGTTTTTAGAAGATGAGTATGGTGTTAATCTCATAAAAAAGTATGGTAATAAATTTGACTTAACAGAAGAAGGTTTTATTTTACTTGATTATGCTAAAAAGATAGAAGCTATGTATAGGGAATTGAGTATGAGATTAAAGAATAAGTCTAGTATTATAAAAACTTATAAGGTAGGGGCAAGTATGACAATAGGAGGTTATGTCCTTCCTTATATTATAGGAAAATATAAAAAGTTGTATGATAATGTAAATATACTTCTTGTTGTGAATAACACTAAAGAAATATTAGAAAAGTTAGTTAACTCAGAACTTGATTTTGCACTAGTTGAAGGACCTTTTGATAAGAGTAAATTTAAATTTATAAAGTTTAGAGATGACGAGCTAATTTTAGCCGTATCTCCACATCATGAATTTGCAGCAAGCGGCAAAGTTAGCATAGAAAGTGTTTTAAAAGGAAATCTTATACTTAGAGAAAAAGGATCAGGAACAAGGAGTATATTTGAAAACAAACTACTTGAACTTGGTTATAAGCTAGGTGACATCAATCCTTATATGGAAATAGGAAGTATTGATGCAATTAAATCACTTATAGAATCAAATCTTGGATACTCAATAATTTCGCAGGAGACAATAAAAAAAGAATTAAATGAAGGTATTATAAAAAAGGTTGAAATAGAAGGTGTGCGTATTTTTAGAGAATTTAATTTTGTATATGTTAGATGTGAAGAGTTTATGTATGAATTTATAGATTTTTGTTGTAATAACATGCTAAAGTAG
- a CDS encoding LTA synthase family protein — translation MDNIDLIFFIAIIFIKVTIYTRQISPDYLYTKVFFPIIASILIIVSFSILFKEKKRTKFLYIMDIIISIILVADSMYYRYFKDIITVSEVGNIRLLGGVTSSVTSLIDVKDFLYFLDIAVLYFFIKKYNKKVSKNSTLLKRFLSFLFIFIIGFSLDAKSVHAVSKEQPALLSSMSNRIYLTKLIGSLNFHAVDAYNFASTKAKNLKPLPSSRGTEINNFLQKNNQSTGSTLKGSMEGKNVIVIQVEALQQFVINQKVNGQEITPNLNRWLNKSLYFDNYFYQVAGGTTSDAEFMSNNSLYPAVSGAAYYNYSNNTYSSLAKELQNKNYYTAALHGNTEGFWNRNVMYRSEGFDKFYGKSSLNSDEIVGLGISDKSFLNQSVDKLKSFKQPYYSFLITLSSHYPYDDVEHYGNFNVGQYEGSLIGNYLKAIHYTDEQLGTFLDELDKEGITQNSVIVLYGDHFAIPKNDADQLYKFEGTQNTNDLSWFQYQKVPLMIHFPGDQNSGVNHTYSGQMDLYPTLANLLNLPHKYMFGQDILNTPADDKKVILRDGSFTDGKVYYASSTNTYYDIKTGEKIPETPELKQKKTEYTNELSYSDDILNHNLIKTLGKK, via the coding sequence ATGGATAATATAGATTTGATTTTCTTCATAGCAATAATTTTCATAAAAGTGACGATTTATACAAGACAAATATCTCCCGATTATCTATATACTAAAGTTTTTTTTCCAATAATTGCTTCAATCTTAATTATAGTAAGTTTTTCAATACTATTTAAAGAGAAAAAAAGGACAAAGTTCCTATACATTATGGATATAATTATAAGTATAATTTTAGTAGCTGACAGCATGTATTATAGGTACTTTAAGGATATTATAACAGTATCTGAAGTGGGAAATATCAGACTTTTGGGTGGAGTAACTTCAAGTGTAACAAGTTTAATTGATGTAAAAGATTTTTTATATTTTCTTGATATTGCAGTTTTATACTTTTTTATAAAAAAGTATAATAAAAAAGTTTCTAAAAATAGTACTTTACTTAAAAGATTTTTAAGTTTCCTTTTTATATTTATAATAGGATTTTCTCTTGACGCTAAATCAGTACATGCAGTTTCAAAAGAACAACCTGCGCTCCTAAGTTCCATGAGCAACAGGATATACTTGACTAAATTAATTGGCAGCTTAAATTTTCATGCAGTAGATGCTTACAACTTTGCAAGTACAAAAGCTAAAAATTTAAAGCCTCTACCAAGCAGCAGGGGAACTGAAATAAATAACTTTTTACAAAAAAACAATCAATCAACTGGCTCAACCTTGAAAGGATCAATGGAAGGCAAAAATGTCATTGTTATACAAGTTGAGGCCCTTCAACAATTTGTTATAAACCAAAAAGTAAATGGACAAGAAATAACCCCAAATTTAAATAGATGGTTAAATAAAAGTTTATACTTTGATAATTACTTTTATCAAGTAGCTGGGGGAACTACTTCTGATGCAGAATTTATGTCTAATAATTCCCTATATCCTGCAGTATCAGGAGCTGCTTACTACAATTACAGTAACAACACATATTCATCACTAGCTAAAGAATTACAGAATAAGAATTACTATACTGCAGCGCTTCATGGAAATACTGAAGGGTTTTGGAATAGAAATGTAATGTATAGATCAGAAGGTTTTGATAAATTCTATGGCAAGAGCAGTCTTAATTCAGATGAAATTGTAGGACTTGGAATAAGCGATAAGTCTTTCTTAAATCAATCAGTTGATAAATTGAAAAGTTTTAAGCAGCCTTATTATTCATTCTTGATAACTTTGAGCAGCCACTATCCATATGATGATGTGGAACACTATGGAAACTTTAACGTTGGTCAGTACGAAGGCTCCTTAATTGGAAATTATCTTAAAGCTATACATTATACTGACGAACAACTTGGAACTTTTTTAGATGAATTGGACAAAGAAGGTATCACTCAAAACTCAGTAATTGTACTATATGGTGATCATTTTGCAATTCCTAAGAATGATGCAGATCAACTGTATAAATTTGAGGGTACTCAAAATACAAATGATTTAAGCTGGTTTCAATATCAAAAAGTTCCACTAATGATTCATTTTCCAGGAGATCAAAACAGCGGTGTAAATCATACTTATTCAGGACAAATGGATTTATATCCAACACTAGCTAACTTATTAAATTTACCTCATAAATATATGTTTGGGCAAGATATATTAAACACTCCTGCAGACGACAAAAAAGTAATTCTTAGAGATGGATCTTTTACAGACGGGAAAGTATATTATGCTTCTTCGACAAATACTTATTATGATATAAAAACTGGTGAAAAGATACCTGAAACTCCTGAACTCAAACAGAAAAAGACAGAATACACAAATGAACTATCTTATTCAGACGATATATTAAATCATAATTTAATAAAAACATTGGGAAAGAAATAA
- a CDS encoding DNA topoisomerase IV subunit B, which yields MEQRDEKTSIYDVNALTSLEKLEPVRVRPGMYIGSTGSKGLHHCIWEILDNAIDEISNGFGDTAVVILNKDGSASIKDNGRGIPTGIHPIKKKSGVEMVFTELHTGGKFNNDIYKTSGGLHGVGAAVVNALSSWLEVEIKQNGHIYKQRFEYGYDKSLKRKMPGTPLYRLKIIGDSNETGTAVTFMPDKNVFSNTEFKIDVIDERLQELAFQNKGIRLKLIDNRGEETVEREYHSENGLLDFIKYLNESKTVLHASPILFDGEREVNGINMYAEVCIQFTDSTSEYIASYVNNIPTTESGTHESGFKTGMTRAFKEWAKKLNLLKEKSKEFDGDDLREGMTAIVRIKITNPIFEGQTKTKLGNSEAYTMMNDLSYTKFSEWIEDNKDTAAFIINNAVHAAARREKIKKINDAEKRKIGKGTAPLAGKVAVCTIKDPSTCEFIVVEGDSAGGSAKQARDRRFQTIMPSKGKIMNTEKQNLENVLGSEELKMFNTAIGTGILENYDESDLKYDKIIIMSDADVDGFHIRTLWMTYIYRYMRPLITNGHLYIAQPPLYKVYKENKNGSVVKYAYDDDELGKAKREIGKGALIQRYKGLGEMNPDQLWETTLNPETRTLDKITIEDAAKAEKMVSLLMGEVVAPRKNYMYKYAKF from the coding sequence ATGGAACAAAGGGATGAAAAAACATCTATATATGATGTCAATGCCTTAACTTCTCTGGAAAAATTAGAGCCAGTTAGAGTAAGACCAGGCATGTACATAGGTTCCACGGGTAGTAAGGGACTTCATCACTGCATATGGGAAATCTTAGATAATGCTATAGATGAGATCTCCAATGGATTTGGAGATACTGCTGTAGTTATTTTAAATAAAGATGGTAGTGCAAGTATTAAGGATAATGGAAGAGGTATACCGACTGGTATACATCCTATAAAGAAAAAGTCTGGTGTTGAAATGGTATTTACAGAATTACATACAGGTGGAAAGTTTAATAATGACATATATAAAACTTCAGGTGGACTTCATGGAGTTGGAGCTGCTGTAGTAAATGCACTATCAAGTTGGCTGGAAGTTGAGATAAAACAAAATGGGCATATTTATAAACAGAGGTTTGAATATGGATATGATAAGAGCTTAAAGAGAAAAATGCCTGGAACACCTTTATATCGTTTAAAAATTATAGGAGATTCGAATGAAACAGGCACAGCTGTAACATTTATGCCGGATAAAAATGTATTTTCAAATACTGAATTTAAAATAGATGTAATAGATGAAAGACTTCAAGAACTTGCATTTCAAAATAAGGGAATAAGGTTAAAATTAATAGATAACAGAGGGGAAGAGACTGTAGAAAGAGAATATCATTCAGAAAATGGACTTTTAGATTTTATAAAGTATCTAAATGAAAGTAAAACAGTTTTGCATGCTTCTCCAATATTATTTGATGGTGAAAGAGAGGTAAATGGAATAAATATGTATGCTGAAGTATGTATACAATTTACAGATTCCACTTCAGAATACATAGCAAGCTATGTAAATAACATTCCAACAACCGAATCGGGCACACATGAAAGTGGTTTTAAAACTGGAATGACAAGGGCGTTTAAAGAATGGGCAAAGAAGCTAAATCTCTTAAAGGAAAAGTCCAAGGAATTTGATGGTGATGATTTAAGAGAGGGCATGACAGCTATAGTTAGAATAAAAATTACGAATCCAATTTTTGAAGGGCAGACTAAGACGAAACTTGGAAACTCAGAAGCTTATACTATGATGAACGATTTGAGTTATACAAAGTTTTCAGAATGGATAGAAGATAATAAAGATACAGCAGCATTTATTATAAATAATGCTGTTCATGCAGCAGCAAGGAGAGAAAAAATAAAGAAAATAAATGATGCAGAAAAGAGAAAGATAGGAAAAGGTACAGCACCTCTTGCTGGCAAAGTAGCAGTATGCACCATAAAAGATCCATCTACCTGTGAATTTATAGTTGTTGAGGGAGATTCAGCAGGTGGTTCGGCAAAACAAGCAAGGGATAGAAGATTTCAAACTATAATGCCGTCCAAAGGAAAAATAATGAATACGGAAAAGCAAAATCTTGAAAATGTACTTGGAAGTGAAGAGTTAAAGATGTTCAATACTGCTATAGGGACTGGAATACTTGAAAATTATGATGAAAGTGATTTAAAGTATGACAAAATTATTATAATGTCTGATGCAGATGTTGATGGATTTCATATAAGGACATTATGGATGACATATATATATAGATATATGAGACCGCTTATAACAAATGGACATCTGTATATAGCACAGCCGCCGCTTTATAAAGTTTATAAGGAAAATAAAAATGGTAGTGTTGTAAAATACGCTTATGATGATGATGAGTTGGGAAAAGCTAAACGCGAGATCGGAAAAGGAGCACTTATTCAAAGATATAAGGGACTTGGAGAAATGAATCCAGATCAACTATGGGAAACTACATTAAATCCTGAAACAAGGACTCTTGATAAAATTACAATAGAAGATGCAGCAAAAGCTGAAAAGATGGTATCTCTTCTCATGGGCGAAGTAGTTGCACCTAGAAAAAATTATATGTATAAATATGCGAAATTTTAA